A window of Streptomyces sp. SAI-127 contains these coding sequences:
- a CDS encoding ABC transporter permease: MTVTTPQQSPPAEVPKAGATRLVDRVFKMRELAILLVFLVMIVVTQIGNSDFLTEQGIKDLLLNATILVLVATGQSLVVITRNVDLSVGSILGISAFAAGTYLQGGGNPVVAIGLAVLFGIGFGLLNGLLVSLGQVPALVVTLGTLYIIRGIDSIWVGSRQITAADLPDGFVNFGSGGISAVPYLALIALAVLIATAYYLKHFGSGRELYALGSNPEAARLAGIPVRKRILAAYTFCGGLAGLAGAMYLARFGNVDSGTGNGYELTVVSAVVVGGVVFTGGSGSVYGAALGALLLTSINSVLPALGVSSVWVLAINGILLILAIAVDRIVALRVASALKKRNARHA; encoded by the coding sequence ATGACGGTCACCACCCCCCAGCAGTCCCCTCCCGCTGAGGTGCCGAAGGCCGGTGCCACCCGGCTCGTCGACCGCGTCTTCAAGATGCGCGAGCTCGCCATCCTGCTCGTCTTCCTGGTGATGATCGTCGTCACCCAGATCGGGAACAGCGACTTCCTCACCGAGCAGGGCATCAAGGACCTGCTGCTGAACGCCACCATCCTGGTCCTGGTCGCCACCGGACAGTCGCTGGTGGTCATCACGAGGAACGTCGACCTCTCGGTCGGCTCCATCCTCGGGATCAGCGCCTTCGCCGCCGGTACCTATCTCCAGGGCGGCGGGAACCCGGTCGTGGCGATCGGGCTCGCGGTCCTGTTCGGCATCGGCTTCGGCCTGCTCAACGGCCTCCTCGTCAGCCTCGGCCAGGTGCCCGCGCTCGTGGTAACCCTCGGCACGCTCTACATCATCCGGGGCATCGACTCCATCTGGGTCGGCTCCCGCCAGATCACGGCGGCCGACCTCCCGGACGGCTTCGTGAACTTCGGCTCCGGCGGGATCTCCGCAGTGCCCTACCTGGCCCTGATCGCGCTGGCCGTGCTCATCGCCACCGCCTACTACCTCAAGCACTTCGGCAGCGGACGCGAGCTGTACGCGCTCGGCTCCAACCCCGAGGCCGCCCGGCTCGCCGGCATCCCGGTGCGCAAGCGGATCCTGGCCGCGTACACCTTCTGCGGCGGCCTCGCCGGTCTCGCCGGCGCGATGTACCTGGCCCGGTTCGGCAACGTCGACTCGGGCACCGGCAACGGCTACGAACTGACCGTCGTCAGCGCGGTCGTGGTCGGCGGTGTCGTCTTCACCGGCGGCTCCGGCAGCGTCTACGGTGCGGCTCTCGGCGCCCTGCTGCTGACCTCCATCAACAGTGTGCTGCCCGCCCTCGGCGTCAGCTCGGTCTGGGTGCTCGCCATCAACGGCATCCTGCTCATTCTCGCCATCGCGGTCGACCGGATCGTCGCGCTGCGCGTGGCCTCCGCCCTGAAGAAGAGGAACGCCCGCCATGCCTGA